The Pseudomonas baetica genome includes a region encoding these proteins:
- the clsB gene encoding cardiolipin synthase ClsB, with the protein MNSAPLEKSAVEPVSINPPVRQPGQVDVEYVWQGNNRIELLENGEEYFPRVFAAMRAAKSEILLETFIVFEDKVGKELQEILIDAARRGVRTTVSLDGFGCGELTTGYLAALSEAGVHLQMFDPAPKHLGIRTNWFRRLHRKIVVVDGLIAFIGGINFSGDHLADFGPEAKQDYSVEIQGPAVADIHHFALLQSGRPGRARFWWQRRRQRRAEMAFSDHDGQVRLVFRDNDQHRSDIEDVYLQVLRRAKRRVVIANAYFFPGYRLLREIRNAARRGVEVRLILQGQPDMLVAKLAARMTYDYLLKAGVQIHEYCQRPLHGKVALVDDEWSTVGSSNLDPLSLSLNLEANVLIRDRVFNQELFRRLEDLSQNHCKAMDAGKSPRGRIWHMTVGFLVFHFLRHFPAMAGWLPAHKPRLKPFRGDHS; encoded by the coding sequence ATGAACAGCGCACCGCTGGAGAAATCCGCCGTGGAACCGGTCAGCATCAACCCGCCGGTACGCCAACCCGGCCAGGTCGATGTCGAGTATGTCTGGCAGGGCAACAACCGTATCGAGTTGCTGGAAAACGGCGAGGAATATTTCCCCCGCGTGTTCGCAGCGATGCGTGCGGCCAAGAGTGAAATCCTGCTGGAGACCTTCATCGTTTTCGAAGACAAGGTCGGCAAGGAGTTGCAGGAGATTCTGATCGATGCCGCCCGCCGTGGCGTGCGCACCACCGTCAGCCTCGACGGCTTCGGCTGTGGCGAGCTGACCACCGGTTACCTCGCCGCATTGAGCGAGGCCGGAGTGCATCTGCAGATGTTTGATCCGGCCCCCAAACATTTGGGCATTCGGACCAACTGGTTCCGCCGTTTGCATCGCAAGATTGTGGTGGTAGACGGCCTGATCGCGTTCATTGGCGGGATCAATTTCTCCGGCGACCATCTGGCCGATTTCGGCCCGGAAGCCAAGCAGGATTATTCGGTCGAAATCCAGGGCCCGGCGGTGGCGGACATTCATCATTTCGCCTTGCTGCAAAGCGGCCGCCCCGGACGCGCGAGGTTCTGGTGGCAACGCCGGCGCCAGCGTCGCGCCGAAATGGCGTTCAGCGATCACGACGGCCAGGTGCGCCTGGTGTTTCGTGACAACGACCAGCACAGGAGCGATATCGAAGACGTGTATTTGCAGGTGTTACGCCGCGCCAAGCGTCGCGTGGTGATTGCCAACGCCTACTTTTTTCCCGGCTATCGCTTGCTGCGCGAGATCCGCAACGCGGCACGGCGCGGCGTAGAGGTGCGGCTGATCCTGCAAGGCCAGCCGGACATGCTGGTGGCCAAACTCGCGGCGCGCATGACTTATGACTATTTACTCAAGGCCGGCGTGCAGATTCACGAATATTGCCAACGTCCGCTGCACGGCAAAGTCGCGTTGGTGGATGACGAATGGAGCACCGTCGGCTCGAGCAATCTCGACCCGCTGAGCCTGTCGCTCAACCTGGAAGCCAACGTGCTGATCCGCGATCGCGTGTTCAATCAGGAACTGTTCCGCCGCCTCGAAGACCTCAGCCAGAACCACTGCAAAGCCATGGACGCTGGCAAGTCGCCGCGTGGACGCATCTGGCACATGACCGTGGGTTTTCTGGTGTTCCACTTTCTGCGGCATTTTCCGGCGATGGCCGGTTGGCTGCCAGCGCACAAACCCAGGCTCAAGCCGTTTCGAGGTGATCACTCATGA
- a CDS encoding endonuclease/exonuclease/phosphatase family protein, producing MSISEPVGFTDEGSVVAPSVRSFTVFTVNTHKGFTALNRRFILPELREAVRSVAADVVFLQEVHGTHEHHPKRYTNWPTMPQYEFLADSLWPQFAYGRNAVYPEGDHGNALLSKFQIIRHDNLDVSISGHENRGLLHCVLRLPGDGTEVHAICVHLGLRESHRNEQLNLLMQRLAELPDDAAVIVAGDFNDWRQRADALLKPCGLREVFAEHQGKPARSFPARLPTLRLDRIYVRNLKASQPKVLANRPWSHLSDHAPLSVEIEL from the coding sequence ATGAGTATTTCAGAGCCGGTTGGCTTCACCGACGAAGGTTCCGTCGTTGCGCCATCGGTACGCAGTTTCACCGTATTCACGGTCAATACCCACAAGGGCTTCACCGCACTCAACCGGCGTTTCATCCTGCCGGAGTTGCGCGAGGCCGTGCGCAGCGTGGCGGCGGACGTGGTGTTTTTGCAGGAAGTTCACGGCACCCACGAGCATCATCCCAAGCGCTACACCAATTGGCCGACGATGCCGCAGTACGAGTTTCTTGCCGACAGCCTCTGGCCGCAGTTCGCCTACGGGCGCAACGCGGTGTACCCCGAAGGCGATCACGGCAATGCGCTGCTGTCGAAATTCCAGATCATCCGCCACGACAACCTCGACGTATCGATCAGCGGCCACGAAAACCGTGGCTTGTTGCATTGCGTGCTGCGCCTGCCCGGCGACGGCACGGAAGTGCATGCGATCTGCGTGCATTTGGGCCTGCGCGAAAGCCATCGCAACGAACAGCTGAACTTGCTCATGCAACGCTTGGCCGAGCTGCCGGACGACGCTGCGGTGATTGTCGCCGGCGACTTCAACGACTGGCGCCAGCGCGCCGACGCGCTACTAAAGCCCTGCGGCCTGCGTGAAGTGTTCGCCGAGCACCAAGGCAAACCGGCGCGCAGCTTTCCGGCGCGATTACCGACGCTGCGGCTTGACCGCATCTACGTGCGCAACCTCAAGGCCAGCCAGCCGAAAGTCCTGGCCAATCGGCCTTGGTCCCACCTTTCCGACCACGCACCGTTATCGGTGGAGATCGAACTATGA
- a CDS encoding DUF72 domain-containing protein codes for MATIHIGISGWRYEPWRGDFYPKGLAQKRELQFASRAVNSIEINGSFYALQRPERYAQWYAETPDDFVFSVKAPRFITHIRRLREIEKPLANFFASGILELKEKLGPILWQFPPNFKFDAERFEHFLALLPHDTEAAATLAHQHDGHLHGHASMKAWRKKPLRHAVEIRHESFIDADFVRMLKRHNTALVIADTAGKWPYREDLTSDFVYLRLHGAEELYASGYTAPALKRWADRIDSWHHGQQPQDAHLIAPRLKPRARKSREVFCYFDNDIKVRAPYDARNLLHRFDLDEDLTTTPGEPAGEGVLA; via the coding sequence ATGGCGACGATTCACATCGGTATTTCCGGCTGGCGCTACGAGCCGTGGCGCGGGGATTTCTACCCAAAGGGACTGGCCCAGAAACGCGAATTGCAATTCGCATCACGGGCGGTCAACAGCATCGAGATCAATGGATCGTTCTACGCCCTGCAACGGCCGGAGCGCTACGCCCAGTGGTACGCCGAAACACCCGACGACTTCGTCTTCAGCGTCAAGGCACCACGGTTCATCACCCACATCCGTCGCCTGCGCGAGATCGAAAAACCGCTGGCGAACTTCTTCGCCTCCGGCATTCTTGAACTGAAGGAAAAGCTTGGGCCGATCCTTTGGCAGTTCCCGCCGAACTTCAAATTCGACGCCGAACGCTTCGAACACTTCCTCGCCCTGCTACCCCACGACACTGAAGCCGCCGCCACCCTCGCCCACCAGCACGATGGTCACTTGCACGGCCACGCCAGCATGAAAGCCTGGCGCAAAAAGCCGCTGCGCCACGCCGTAGAAATTCGCCATGAAAGCTTTATCGACGCCGACTTCGTGCGGATGTTGAAACGCCACAACACAGCACTGGTGATCGCCGACACCGCCGGTAAATGGCCGTATCGCGAAGACCTCACCAGTGACTTCGTCTATCTGCGCCTGCACGGCGCCGAAGAACTTTATGCCAGCGGCTATACCGCGCCAGCGCTCAAACGCTGGGCCGATCGCATCGATTCCTGGCATCACGGCCAGCAACCGCAAGATGCCCACCTGATCGCCCCGCGCCTGAAACCGCGCGCGCGCAAATCCCGCGAAGTGTTCTGCTATTTCGACAACGACATCAAAGTGCGTGCGCCCTACGACGCACGCAACTTGCTGCATCGATTCGACCTCGATGAAGACCTGACAACCACTCCCGGAGAACCCGCTGGCGAAGGAGTGTTGGCATGA
- a CDS encoding mechanosensitive ion channel family protein → MSRFRIATLLGALLFLGASEIDAAALPGLPAATEEAAKPEPIVQGGLLGAISSSIDDVQDKLDLNEHLVDAWRLRADRAADEVYKLVNQPSNRSGWSVGGDFLMLSGVWLGTFALLTVLGSLSAKRLRESRWFRTRQRSQDLLGYLLPYTVPALICLPLTLYVSHFLQASVGRALALCFAYATSSGIFSTSMLLCVVVMFNVGHKRPAARIIRDYCPRPLFLIGFLAALSDALTSPQIARQLGGNITSSVAVFTGLIASVIFGLLVIRLRRPVAHLIRNRPLAQRLKQPSLQESLRIFSGLWYWPIVLMVLVSAVSLIGIGEDNQKALRCALFTTVLLIGTVFLSTILQHLFKSRKAAALQRSSAYKERFLSLLHALLRIVIAIAFIDILGRIWGVSLLDFAQSSTVGRAISNALSSIGLIFLVTWLLWVVLDTAIQEALKPPVSKRAARQPSTRVKTILPLLRNAIKIILVVICAITTMANLGINVAPLLAGAGVVGLAIGFGSQQLVQDVITGLFIIIEDTLSIGDWVVLDSGHAGTVEGLTIRTLRLRDGKGFVHSVPFGQIKAVTNQSRQFAFAFFSVQFTYDTDVEKAIELIRETGDSIREDPFLKYNLQGPLDVFGVDRMDLNGVVLTAQFRTVSGGQYAVSRAFNQRLKKLVDNSPWVHFAQTYPQQVLLPKRQPADDVTPEHPSVVLPQQSPIQ, encoded by the coding sequence TTGTCCAGGTTCAGGATCGCTACTCTGCTAGGAGCATTGTTGTTTCTCGGTGCCAGTGAAATCGACGCCGCCGCGCTGCCGGGTCTTCCTGCCGCCACAGAGGAGGCGGCCAAACCCGAACCGATTGTCCAGGGCGGATTGCTCGGCGCCATCAGTTCGAGCATTGACGACGTTCAAGACAAGCTCGACCTCAACGAACACCTGGTCGACGCCTGGCGCCTGCGTGCCGACCGCGCGGCCGACGAAGTCTACAAACTGGTCAACCAGCCGTCGAACCGCTCAGGCTGGAGCGTCGGTGGAGACTTCCTGATGCTGTCAGGTGTGTGGCTTGGCACCTTTGCATTGCTGACCGTGCTCGGCAGCCTGTCGGCCAAACGTCTGCGCGAAAGTCGCTGGTTTCGCACGCGCCAGCGCAGTCAGGATCTGCTCGGCTACCTGCTGCCCTACACCGTACCGGCACTGATCTGTCTACCGCTGACGTTGTACGTCAGCCACTTCTTGCAGGCCTCCGTCGGTCGCGCGCTGGCGCTGTGTTTTGCCTACGCGACCAGCAGCGGCATCTTTTCCACGTCGATGCTGCTGTGCGTGGTGGTGATGTTCAACGTCGGCCACAAACGCCCGGCCGCGCGGATCATTCGCGATTACTGCCCGCGTCCGCTGTTTCTGATCGGCTTTCTCGCCGCCCTCAGCGATGCACTGACCAGCCCGCAGATCGCCCGGCAACTGGGCGGCAATATCACCAGCAGTGTCGCGGTGTTCACCGGGCTGATTGCCTCAGTCATCTTTGGCTTGCTGGTGATTCGTCTGCGCCGCCCGGTGGCGCATCTGATCCGTAATCGACCGCTGGCCCAGCGCCTGAAACAGCCGTCATTGCAGGAGTCACTGCGGATTTTTTCCGGGTTGTGGTACTGGCCTATCGTGCTGATGGTGCTGGTGTCGGCGGTGAGTCTGATCGGCATTGGCGAAGACAATCAAAAAGCCCTGCGTTGCGCGCTGTTCACTACTGTTCTGCTGATTGGCACGGTGTTTCTCAGCACCATCCTCCAGCACTTGTTCAAGTCGCGTAAAGCCGCAGCGCTTCAGCGCAGCAGTGCCTACAAAGAGCGGTTTCTCAGCCTGTTGCACGCCTTGCTGCGGATCGTCATCGCGATTGCTTTCATCGATATCCTCGGTCGGATCTGGGGCGTGTCGCTGCTCGATTTCGCCCAGAGCAGCACGGTTGGCCGGGCGATCAGCAATGCCCTGAGCAGCATCGGTCTGATCTTCCTGGTGACGTGGCTGCTGTGGGTGGTGCTCGACACGGCGATTCAGGAAGCGCTGAAACCTCCGGTCAGCAAACGTGCGGCGCGCCAGCCCAGCACCCGGGTGAAAACCATCCTGCCGCTGCTGCGCAACGCGATCAAAATCATCTTGGTGGTGATCTGCGCGATCACCACCATGGCCAATCTGGGGATCAACGTGGCGCCGTTACTGGCCGGTGCCGGTGTGGTCGGTCTGGCCATCGGTTTCGGTTCGCAGCAGTTGGTTCAGGACGTGATCACCGGTTTGTTCATCATCATCGAAGACACCCTGTCGATTGGCGATTGGGTGGTGCTCGATTCCGGGCATGCCGGCACGGTGGAAGGGCTGACCATCCGCACCCTGCGCCTGCGTGACGGCAAGGGTTTTGTGCACTCGGTGCCGTTCGGCCAGATCAAGGCGGTGACCAATCAATCACGGCAATTTGCCTTTGCGTTCTTCTCGGTGCAGTTCACTTATGACACCGATGTGGAAAAAGCCATCGAGTTGATCCGCGAGACCGGCGATTCGATCCGTGAAGACCCGTTCCTCAAGTACAACCTGCAAGGGCCGCTGGATGTGTTTGGGGTGGACAGGATGGATCTCAACGGCGTGGTGCTGACGGCGCAGTTCCGCACGGTGTCAGGTGGGCAATATGCGGTGAGCCGGGCGTTCAACCAGCGTCTGAAGAAGCTTGTGGATAACAGTCCGTGGGTGCATTTTGCGCAGACTTATCCACAGCAGGTTTTGTTGCCCAAGCGTCAGCCGGCAGATGATGTGACGCCGGAGCATCCCTCAGTGGTGTTGCCGCAGCAATCGCCGATTCAATAG
- a CDS encoding sugar nucleotide-binding protein has product MRMRLMLLGGGNALGQALIRLGAEEDIGFLAPRPPEDGWDAASLTQLLDDTRPDALINLAYYFDWFQAETVSESRMAGQERAIERLAELCQHHNIVLVQPSSYRVFDGSRATAYSEKDEPVPLGLRGQALWRIEQSVRATCPQHVLLRFGWLLDDSPDGTLGRFLARAEQPEELLMADDRRGNPTPVDDAARVIISVLKQLDCAAPLWGTYHYAGHEATTPLALGQAILTEARSLHALAIEAPTAQAHAARPDAAEEPQHAVLACKKILHTFGIKPRAWRAALPGLLDRFYRHG; this is encoded by the coding sequence ATGCGAATGCGCCTTATGTTACTGGGCGGCGGAAATGCCCTTGGGCAGGCGCTGATTCGCCTCGGTGCGGAAGAAGACATCGGTTTCCTCGCCCCCCGCCCGCCCGAAGACGGCTGGGATGCCGCGAGCCTGACGCAACTGCTCGACGACACCCGTCCCGATGCGTTGATCAACCTCGCCTACTATTTCGACTGGTTCCAGGCCGAGACTGTCAGCGAAAGCCGCATGGCCGGGCAGGAACGCGCCATTGAGCGTCTGGCCGAACTGTGCCAACACCACAACATCGTCCTCGTGCAGCCATCCAGTTATCGGGTGTTCGACGGCTCGCGTGCCACCGCCTACAGCGAAAAAGACGAACCGGTGCCCTTGGGTCTGCGCGGTCAGGCACTGTGGCGGATCGAACAAAGTGTTCGCGCCACCTGCCCGCAGCACGTGTTGCTGCGTTTCGGCTGGCTGCTCGACGACAGCCCCGATGGCACCCTGGGACGTTTCCTCGCCCGCGCCGAACAACCGGAAGAGTTGCTCATGGCCGATGATCGCCGTGGCAATCCGACTCCGGTCGACGACGCCGCACGGGTGATTATTTCGGTGCTCAAGCAACTCGACTGCGCGGCGCCGCTGTGGGGTACCTATCACTACGCCGGCCACGAAGCGACCACACCGCTGGCGCTGGGCCAGGCGATTCTGACCGAGGCCCGCAGCCTGCACGCACTGGCCATCGAAGCACCGACCGCCCAGGCTCACGCCGCGCGGCCGGACGCTGCCGAGGAACCGCAACACGCGGTGCTCGCCTGCAAGAAAATTCTGCACACTTTCGGGATCAAGCCGCGCGCCTGGCGTGCCGCACTCCCGGGCTTACTGGATAGGTTTTATCGTCATGGCTGA
- a CDS encoding NAD-dependent epimerase/dehydratase family protein, protein MAEGPVLITGGAGFIGSHLTDALLAKGHSVRILDDLSTGKRSNLPLDNPRVELIVGDVADATLVSKAMQGCSAVAHLAAVASVQASVDDPVKTHQSNFIGTLNVCEAMRLWGVKRVLYASSAAVYGNNGEGESIDEDTPKAPLTPYASDKLAGEHYFDFYRRQHGLEPAIFRFFNIFGPRQDPSSPYSGVISIFSERAQKGLPITVFGDGEQTRDFLYVEDLVDLLVQAIEKPVVETGAVNVGWNQAMSLKQMLAELQKVVGELPPVSYGSARSGDIRHSRANNARLLERFTLPEQTPMSVGLARLLGK, encoded by the coding sequence ATGGCTGAAGGCCCTGTATTAATCACCGGTGGCGCCGGTTTCATTGGCTCGCACCTCACCGATGCCTTGCTCGCCAAGGGCCACTCGGTACGCATTCTGGATGATCTGTCGACCGGCAAGCGCAGCAACCTGCCGCTGGACAATCCTCGGGTTGAACTGATTGTCGGCGATGTCGCCGATGCGACTCTGGTCTCCAAGGCGATGCAAGGTTGCAGCGCTGTCGCGCATCTGGCGGCCGTGGCCTCGGTACAGGCGTCAGTGGATGATCCGGTGAAGACTCACCAGAGCAACTTCATCGGTACGCTAAATGTCTGCGAAGCCATGCGTCTGTGGGGGGTTAAACGTGTGTTGTACGCCTCCAGTGCGGCGGTGTACGGCAACAACGGCGAGGGCGAGTCGATTGACGAAGACACGCCAAAGGCTCCGCTGACGCCTTATGCTTCGGACAAACTGGCCGGCGAGCATTACTTCGACTTCTACCGCCGCCAGCATGGTCTGGAACCGGCGATTTTCCGCTTCTTCAACATCTTCGGCCCGCGTCAGGATCCGTCCTCACCGTATTCCGGGGTGATCAGCATCTTCAGCGAACGCGCGCAGAAAGGCCTGCCGATCACCGTGTTCGGCGATGGCGAGCAGACGCGCGACTTCCTCTATGTCGAGGATCTGGTTGACTTGTTGGTGCAGGCGATCGAAAAGCCTGTTGTCGAAACCGGCGCAGTGAACGTCGGCTGGAATCAGGCGATGAGCCTCAAGCAGATGCTCGCAGAACTGCAAAAGGTCGTTGGCGAGTTGCCTCCCGTCAGCTACGGTTCGGCACGCTCCGGCGACATCCGCCACTCGCGGGCGAACAACGCTCGTTTGCTGGAGCGGTTCACGCTGCCAGAGCAGACGCCGATGAGCGTTGGGCTGGCTCGGTTGCTCGGAAAATAG
- a CDS encoding OmpW/AlkL family protein, protein MNKSLLSASLVALALAAPLAHAHDAGDILIRAGAITVNPKADSSNVKVDQGPLSGTNLGGKATMSSDTQLGLNFAYMLTDHVGIELLAATPFEHDVKIKGTALPAANGKLGTLKHLPPTLSVVYYPLDSKSPFQPYVGGGINYTWIYDEHVGSEAQSNGFSNFKAKNSWGLAWQVGADYMLTDNIMLNAQVRYIDIDTRATVENNAVAPGTRARVNVDVDPFIYMVGLGYKF, encoded by the coding sequence ATGAACAAGTCCTTGCTCAGCGCCTCGCTGGTTGCCCTCGCGCTCGCAGCCCCGCTCGCCCACGCTCACGATGCCGGTGACATCCTGATCCGTGCCGGTGCAATCACCGTCAACCCGAAGGCTGACAGCTCCAACGTCAAGGTCGATCAGGGCCCGTTGAGCGGCACCAATCTGGGCGGCAAGGCGACCATGAGCAGCGACACTCAACTGGGCCTGAACTTCGCCTACATGCTCACTGACCACGTCGGCATCGAGTTGCTGGCCGCCACCCCGTTTGAACATGACGTGAAGATCAAAGGCACTGCCCTGCCAGCGGCCAATGGCAAGCTCGGTACGCTGAAACACCTGCCACCGACCCTCAGCGTCGTCTACTACCCGCTGGATTCGAAGTCGCCGTTCCAACCGTATGTCGGTGGCGGTATCAACTACACCTGGATCTACGACGAACACGTCGGCAGTGAGGCGCAGTCCAACGGCTTCAGCAACTTCAAGGCGAAAAACTCTTGGGGTCTGGCCTGGCAGGTCGGTGCGGATTACATGCTGACCGACAACATCATGCTCAACGCCCAGGTACGCTACATCGACATCGATACTCGCGCGACTGTTGAGAACAACGCCGTGGCGCCGGGTACTCGGGCACGGGTGAACGTGGATGTTGATCCGTTCATCTACATGGTGGGTTTGGGCTATAAGTTCTAA
- a CDS encoding DUF3299 domain-containing protein: MPRALLALLLLVALPVWAAAPKDLTWSEMIPPDAAPEVPNMTPLHDLSKMSDALSAESAPAAKQDMPNAPVVKGLDGQNIRLPGYIVPLEVNEEGRTTDFLLVPYFGACIHVPPPPSNQIVHVKSELGVKLDELYQPYWVEGPLQVKASSSELADAGYQMDADKIYVYELPE, from the coding sequence ATGCCCCGCGCCTTGCTTGCGCTGCTGTTGCTGGTTGCCCTGCCCGTGTGGGCGGCAGCGCCGAAAGATTTGACCTGGTCGGAAATGATCCCGCCGGACGCCGCGCCGGAAGTGCCGAACATGACCCCGCTGCACGATCTGTCGAAGATGAGCGATGCGCTGTCGGCCGAATCCGCGCCAGCCGCGAAACAGGACATGCCGAATGCACCGGTGGTCAAGGGCCTCGACGGTCAGAACATCCGTCTGCCGGGTTACATCGTGCCGCTGGAAGTCAATGAAGAAGGACGCACCACGGACTTTTTGCTGGTGCCGTATTTCGGCGCCTGCATCCATGTGCCGCCGCCGCCGTCGAACCAGATCGTGCATGTGAAAAGCGAGTTGGGCGTGAAGCTTGATGAGCTGTATCAGCCGTATTGGGTCGAGGGGCCGTTGCAGGTCAAAGCGTCGAGCAGCGAACTGGCGGATGCCGGGTATCAAATGGATGCCGACAAGATTTATGTGTATGAGCTGCCGGAGTGA
- a CDS encoding ABC transporter permease codes for MYLFRLAMASLANRRFTALLTAFAIALSVCLLLAVERVRTEAKASFASTISGTDLIVGARSGSVNLLLYSVFRIGNATNNIRWDSFEHFANNPKVKWAIPMSLGDSHRGYRVMGTTEAYFEHYQYGRQQHLALADGRAFATDPFEVVLGAEVAEALHYKLGDKLVLAHGVAAISLVKHDDKPFTVVGILKRTGTPVDRTLHISLGGMEAIHIDWHNGVPARDNGRITADQARNMDLTPQAITAFMLGLNSKISTFALQREINEFRGEPMLAILPGVALQELWSLMSTAEKALFVVSLFVVLTGLIGMLTAILTSLNERRREMAILRSVGARPWHIASLLVLEAFALALTGVIAGLALLYIGIAAAQGYVQANYGLFLPLAWPSEYEWTLLGGILAAALLMGSVPAWRAYRQSLADGLSIRL; via the coding sequence ATGTATCTGTTTCGTCTGGCCATGGCCAGCCTGGCCAACCGCCGCTTCACCGCGTTGCTTACCGCATTCGCCATCGCCCTGTCGGTCTGCTTGCTGCTCGCCGTCGAACGGGTGCGCACCGAGGCTAAAGCCAGTTTCGCCAGCACCATCAGCGGCACCGACCTGATTGTCGGCGCCCGTTCCGGTTCGGTGAACCTCTTGCTGTACTCGGTATTCCGTATCGGCAACGCCACCAACAATATCCGTTGGGACAGCTTCGAACACTTCGCCAATAACCCGAAAGTGAAGTGGGCGATCCCGATGTCCCTCGGCGATTCCCATCGCGGTTATCGGGTGATGGGCACCACCGAAGCCTACTTCGAGCATTACCAGTATGGTCGTCAGCAACACTTGGCCTTGGCCGACGGTCGTGCCTTTGCCACCGATCCGTTCGAAGTGGTGCTCGGCGCCGAAGTCGCCGAAGCGCTGCATTACAAGCTCGGCGACAAACTTGTGTTAGCTCACGGTGTGGCGGCAATCAGTCTGGTCAAGCACGACGACAAACCGTTCACCGTGGTCGGCATTCTCAAGCGCACGGGCACCCCGGTGGATCGCACGTTGCACATCAGCCTCGGCGGTATGGAGGCAATTCACATCGACTGGCACAACGGCGTGCCGGCTCGGGACAACGGCCGCATCACGGCCGATCAGGCGCGCAACATGGACCTGACGCCGCAAGCCATCACCGCGTTCATGCTTGGCCTCAACAGCAAGATTTCCACTTTCGCGCTGCAACGCGAGATCAACGAATTCCGCGGCGAACCGATGCTGGCGATCCTGCCGGGCGTGGCGTTGCAGGAGTTGTGGAGCCTGATGAGCACCGCTGAAAAAGCGCTGTTCGTGGTCTCGTTGTTTGTGGTGTTGACCGGGTTGATCGGCATGCTCACGGCGATTCTCACCAGCCTCAACGAGCGGCGCCGCGAGATGGCGATTCTGCGTTCGGTCGGTGCGCGGCCATGGCACATTGCGAGTCTGCTGGTGCTGGAAGCGTTTGCTTTGGCGCTGACCGGCGTCATCGCAGGTCTGGCGTTGCTGTACATCGGCATCGCCGCCGCGCAGGGCTACGTGCAGGCCAATTACGGTTTGTTCCTGCCGCTGGCATGGCCGAGCGAGTATGAATGGACGCTGCTCGGTGGCATTCTGGCGGCCGCGCTGCTGATGGGCAGCGTGCCGGCCTGGCGCGCGTATCGCCAATCCTTGGCCGATGGCCTGTCGATCCGTTTATGA
- a CDS encoding ABC transporter ATP-binding protein — translation MTQALIELSDLGFSWPGHPPLLDIPAFRLEAGETLFLKGPSGSGKTTLLGLLGGVQKPDRGSIRLLGQELTALSAGARDTFRVDHTGYIFQQFNLLPFLSVRENVELPCYFSKLRAERAKQRHGSVDQAAATLLAHLGLKDESLLSRRADSLSIGQQQRVAAARALIGQPELVIADEPTSALDYDARENFIRLLFAECREAGSSLLFVSHDQSLAPLFDRHLSLAELNRAATSAEV, via the coding sequence ATGACCCAAGCACTCATCGAACTGTCCGACCTGGGCTTCAGTTGGCCCGGCCACCCGCCGCTGCTGGATATCCCGGCGTTTCGCCTGGAAGCGGGTGAAACCCTGTTTCTCAAAGGCCCCAGCGGCAGCGGCAAGACCACCCTCCTGGGCCTGCTCGGCGGTGTGCAGAAACCTGATCGCGGCAGCATCCGCCTGCTCGGCCAGGAACTGACCGCACTGTCTGCTGGCGCCCGCGATACTTTCCGCGTCGATCACACCGGCTACATCTTCCAGCAGTTCAACCTGCTGCCTTTTCTCTCGGTACGCGAGAACGTCGAACTGCCCTGCTACTTCTCCAAATTGCGTGCCGAACGGGCGAAGCAGCGTCACGGCAGCGTCGATCAAGCCGCCGCCACCCTGCTCGCCCATCTGGGTTTGAAGGACGAAAGCCTCCTCAGTCGCCGCGCCGATTCGCTGTCGATCGGCCAGCAACAAAGGGTCGCCGCTGCCCGTGCCTTGATCGGCCAACCGGAGCTGGTGATCGCTGACGAGCCAACTTCTGCGTTGGATTACGACGCCCGGGAAAACTTCATCCGCCTCTTGTTCGCCGAATGCCGCGAGGCCGGTTCAAGCCTGCTGTTCGTCAGCCACGACCAGAGCCTGGCGCCGCTGTTCGACCGTCACCTGTCCCTGGCCGAACTCAATCGCGCCGCCACGTCTGCCGAGGTCTGA
- a CDS encoding DUF2796 domain-containing protein — MRRLLLALPFALLPLAIAHAADEHDHDHEHGSLGAHEHGVGRLNAALDGQTLELELESPAMNLVGFEHAATSDADKAKVAAARTKLENPLALFNLPAAAGCKVVSQELESPLFGDKPDADDHDDDEADKDGHAHHHDHSEIHAHYQFKCAAPGALKTLDLANIFNTFPATQKIQVQLISASGQQGTEVTAKAAALKF, encoded by the coding sequence ATGCGTCGTCTGTTGCTCGCTTTGCCGTTTGCCCTGTTGCCGCTGGCCATCGCCCATGCTGCCGATGAGCATGACCACGATCATGAACACGGCAGCCTCGGCGCGCATGAACATGGCGTCGGTCGTTTGAACGCCGCGCTGGATGGCCAGACTCTGGAACTGGAGCTGGAAAGCCCGGCGATGAACCTCGTCGGTTTCGAACACGCGGCCACCAGCGATGCCGATAAAGCCAAGGTCGCAGCAGCCCGCACAAAACTGGAAAACCCTCTGGCCCTGTTCAACCTGCCAGCCGCCGCCGGTTGCAAAGTGGTCAGTCAGGAGCTGGAGAGCCCGTTGTTCGGTGACAAGCCGGATGCCGATGATCACGACGACGATGAAGCGGACAAGGACGGCCACGCGCATCACCACGATCACAGCGAAATCCACGCGCACTATCAGTTCAAGTGCGCAGCTCCGGGCGCACTGAAGACGCTGGATCTGGCGAACATTTTCAACACCTTTCCGGCGACACAGAAAATTCAGGTACAACTGATCAGCGCCAGCGGCCAGCAAGGCACCGAAGTGACGGCCAAGGCTGCTGCGCTGAAGTTCTGA